A region from the Meiothermus sp. Pnk-1 genome encodes:
- a CDS encoding alpha/beta hydrolase has protein sequence MRPTELYADIWRPYPVGPDHTVVGRVLVAKDFYSPELDNHRDLLVYLPPSYGSDGRRYPVLYMHDGQNLFDNYTSYVGEWRVDETMEGLAKEGLEALVVGIPNARAERLREYSPFPDPEHGGGKGEAYLAFIVETIKPRIDRDFRTLPTREHTYVMGSSLGGLISLYALFRYPEVFGAAGVVSPAFWFANRAIFDYVEGHARVPGRVYMDVGFKEVTRSEVSSRRYLAEVRRMHRLLQHKGLRPGPDYLYVEDRQGQHNESDWARRLPGALRFLLGRSVGASVLFDVAQ, from the coding sequence ATGCGACCCACCGAACTCTATGCCGATATATGGCGGCCTTACCCTGTTGGCCCCGACCACACCGTGGTAGGAAGGGTTCTGGTGGCCAAGGACTTCTACAGCCCAGAGCTGGACAACCACCGGGATCTTCTGGTGTACTTACCTCCCTCTTACGGTAGCGATGGGCGGCGCTACCCGGTGCTGTACATGCACGATGGGCAAAACCTCTTCGATAACTACACCAGCTACGTGGGCGAGTGGCGCGTAGACGAGACCATGGAGGGGCTGGCCAAAGAGGGCCTCGAGGCCCTCGTGGTGGGCATACCCAACGCAAGGGCCGAGCGCCTTCGCGAGTACAGCCCCTTTCCCGATCCTGAGCACGGCGGGGGCAAGGGCGAAGCCTATCTGGCGTTTATCGTCGAGACGATCAAGCCCCGGATCGACCGGGATTTTCGTACCCTGCCCACCCGCGAGCATACCTATGTGATGGGCTCGAGCCTGGGCGGCCTGATCAGCCTCTACGCCCTATTCCGTTACCCCGAGGTGTTCGGGGCGGCGGGGGTGGTGAGCCCGGCTTTTTGGTTTGCTAACCGCGCCATCTTCGACTATGTGGAGGGGCATGCGAGGGTGCCGGGGCGGGTGTACATGGATGTGGGGTTCAAGGAGGTAACCCGTTCCGAGGTCTCGAGCCGCCGCTACCTGGCCGAGGTGCGCCGGATGCACCGACTCTTGCAGCATAAAGGGCTGCGCCCCGGCCCCGATTATCTCTACGTGGAGGACCGTCAAGGCCAGCACAACGAGTCCGACTGGGCCCGGCGGCTGCCGGGGGCGTTGCGCTTCCTGCTGGGTAGGAGCGTTGGGGCGTCAGTCCTCTTCGATGTCGCTCAATAG